Proteins encoded in a region of the Corynebacterium breve genome:
- a CDS encoding nicotinate-nucleotide--dimethylbenzimidazole phosphoribosyltransferase has translation MFDTISVPDQALRSRVTTTVMGTPRGRSFGRLIDTAAWIAACQGNEAPRPFSQARTLVVAGDHGIATRGVSVFSPTDSVTQAEEILAGGGPIQTWARMAGSTVRLIDVSLDHEAWGGERVSRSCGAIDVEDAMTPEQLQRAILIGKGLIDAEVDGGADIIIPADLGVGNTTVAAAVFGALTRTEPVVAVGRGSGIDDEAWKTKVAVVRDAMFRVRDVRDDVYQVLTKISSPCFVVLTSMIAQAAVRRTPVIIDGAFPAVAAYAAERLAPGTKEWLIAGQLTPEPCHLVSLQALDLTPLLALDMYTGQGTGAVAALPLINTAAQLIADEMEAAGESS, from the coding sequence GTGTTCGATACTATCTCCGTCCCTGATCAGGCGCTACGATCACGTGTTACTACCACCGTCATGGGCACTCCCCGCGGTCGTTCGTTCGGTCGCTTGATCGACACGGCAGCATGGATCGCCGCATGCCAAGGCAATGAGGCTCCCCGGCCCTTCTCTCAGGCCCGAACGCTCGTTGTCGCAGGCGATCACGGCATCGCCACGCGCGGGGTTTCAGTCTTCTCTCCCACCGATTCCGTAACGCAGGCAGAAGAGATCCTCGCAGGGGGCGGGCCAATCCAGACCTGGGCGCGCATGGCAGGCAGCACGGTTCGGCTTATCGACGTCTCCCTCGACCACGAAGCCTGGGGCGGCGAGCGCGTCTCCCGTTCGTGTGGAGCCATCGACGTTGAAGACGCCATGACACCGGAGCAGTTGCAGAGGGCGATCCTGATCGGCAAAGGATTGATCGATGCCGAGGTCGACGGGGGCGCTGACATCATCATCCCTGCGGACCTAGGAGTAGGAAACACCACCGTTGCCGCCGCAGTTTTCGGCGCATTAACTCGCACCGAGCCCGTCGTCGCCGTGGGTCGCGGTTCGGGCATTGACGACGAGGCGTGGAAGACCAAAGTCGCGGTCGTCCGCGATGCCATGTTCCGCGTCCGCGACGTGCGCGACGACGTTTACCAAGTACTGACCAAGATCTCTTCACCGTGCTTTGTTGTCTTGACCAGCATGATCGCCCAAGCAGCCGTCCGGCGCACCCCTGTCATTATCGATGGTGCTTTTCCGGCAGTAGCCGCCTATGCCGCCGAGCGCCTGGCCCCCGGAACAAAGGAATGGCTCATCGCCGGCCAGCTCACCCCAGAACCGTGCCACTTGGTCAGCCTCCAGGCACTCGACCTCACTCCCCTCTTGGCGCTGGACATGTACACCGGCCAGGGCACGGGCGCTGTCGCCGCGCTGCCGCTGATCAACACTGCTGCCCAGCTCATCGCAGACGAAATGGAAGCGGCCGGCGAGTCGTCGTAA
- a CDS encoding branched-chain amino acid aminotransferase, with protein sequence MTSLEFQVDLTNTPTSDQERDAILADPKFGKNFTDHMITIEWTKEKGWHDARLRPYEAMPMDPATTVFHYGQAIFEGLKAYRQPDGSIATFRPEQNARRLQDSARRMAMPELPEADFIEALRLLVDADQAWVPAAGSEAALYLRPFMISTEVSLGVSPADSYRFCVIASPSGAYFKGGLKPVSVWLSEDYVRAAPGGTGAAKFAGNYAASLLAQAQAEEKGCDQVVWLDAIEHKYIEEMGGMNLMFVYGEGADAKIVTPALSGSLLPGITRDSLLQVARDLGYETEERRISTEEWEADATSGAMTEAMACGTAAVITPVGRVLSNHGEFQVNNNESGDITMAMRERLTGVQRGEVKDTHGWVHTLVQA encoded by the coding sequence ATGACGTCTCTTGAATTTCAGGTCGATTTGACCAATACACCTACAAGCGACCAGGAGCGCGATGCGATCCTGGCTGATCCGAAGTTTGGCAAGAACTTCACCGATCACATGATCACCATTGAGTGGACCAAGGAAAAGGGCTGGCACGACGCGCGTCTGCGCCCTTACGAAGCCATGCCGATGGACCCTGCGACCACCGTGTTCCACTACGGTCAGGCGATTTTCGAAGGACTCAAGGCATACCGCCAGCCAGATGGCTCTATCGCGACTTTCCGCCCGGAGCAAAACGCGCGCCGTCTGCAGGACTCCGCGCGACGTATGGCGATGCCAGAGCTTCCCGAGGCTGACTTCATCGAGGCGCTGCGGTTACTTGTCGACGCCGACCAGGCCTGGGTCCCAGCCGCCGGTAGCGAAGCAGCGTTGTACCTGCGTCCGTTCATGATCTCCACTGAGGTCTCACTCGGGGTTTCACCTGCAGATTCCTACCGCTTCTGCGTGATCGCGTCGCCTTCAGGCGCGTATTTCAAGGGTGGCCTGAAACCCGTCAGCGTGTGGTTGTCTGAAGATTACGTCCGCGCAGCTCCTGGTGGCACCGGTGCTGCGAAGTTTGCCGGTAACTACGCGGCCTCACTGCTCGCTCAGGCGCAGGCGGAGGAAAAGGGCTGCGACCAGGTTGTGTGGTTGGATGCGATCGAGCACAAGTACATCGAGGAAATGGGCGGCATGAACCTCATGTTCGTCTATGGCGAGGGAGCGGACGCGAAGATCGTCACCCCGGCGCTGTCCGGCTCGTTGCTGCCAGGCATTACCCGTGATTCTCTGCTGCAGGTGGCGCGCGATCTGGGCTACGAGACCGAGGAACGCCGTATCTCCACCGAAGAGTGGGAAGCAGACGCCACGTCCGGCGCCATGACCGAGGCGATGGCCTGTGGCACCGCTGCCGTGATTACGCCGGTTGGTCGCGTGCTGAGCAACCACGGCGAGTTCCAGGTAAACAACAACGAATCTGGCGACATCACCATGGCGATGCGAGAACGCCTCACCGGCGTTCAGCGAGGCGAGGTAAAAGACACCCACGGTTGGGTGCACACGCTTGTACAGGCTTAA